In Mesorhizobium sp. M9A.F.Ca.ET.002.03.1.2, the DNA window GGCGAGTGCAAAGCCATCGGCATCGAAGGCCGCGACAAGGCCGGGCGTCAGCGACCGATGAACACGGACGTTGGTAAGATGATAAGAACCGGAGGCCGGTATCGAGTCCTCCAACATCATCATCGCTCCTGCTTCAGCGCACTCTCGTGCCAGCGCCGCAGGATGAGATGCGAGATCAGCGACAGCACCAGGAAGATCAGGATGCCGGTGAACGAGATCAGGATCAGCGCCGCGAACAGCCGCGGTGCGTTGAGCCGGTAGCCGGCCTCGATGATGCGCGAGGCAAGGCCCGACGACTGGCCGGTGGCGCCTGCGACGAACTCCGCTACAACCGCGCCGATCAGCGACAGGCCGCCGGCGATCTTCAGCCCGCCGAGGAAATACGGCATCGCCGCCGGCAGGCGCAGATAGCGCAATTGCTGCCAGCGGGTCGCGCCGTTGAGCTTGAACATGTCGCGCAGATTGCGATCGACGGAGTTGAGGCCGAGCGTGGTGTTGGACAGGATCGGGAAGAAGGCAACGATCCAGGCACACAGCAGGAGCTTCGTCGTCTGGTTGTCGACATAGATGTTGATCAGCGGGAAGATCGCGACGATCGGCGTCACCTGCAGGACGATGGCAAACGGGAAGAACGACATCTCCACCCATTTTGATTGCGCGAACAGCACCGCCAGCCCAACCCCGCCGATGACGGCCAAAGCCAAGCTGAGGAAGGTGATCTTGAGCGTCACCAGCAGCGAGGAGAACAGCAGCCCGGCATCGTCATAAAGCGTTTGAAGCACCACGCCGGGGCGCGGCAGGATGTATTTCGGGATGTCGTTCCAGACGCAGATGCTATCCCACAGCCAGATGGCCAGGATCATGATCGCCAGCGGCAGCAGCCATCGGCCGATCCGTTCGAGCCGCTCCTGGCGCACGCGACGCGCCTCTTCGGGGTCGAGCGTCAGTGCGTGTTCTTCAATGGCCGTCATGATGGGGTCCGGCTGTTGAGTTGATGGCGCCGATCAGCACATCGGACGCCTGGCGGCAGAGCGCGGCATAATCGGGCGAGGTGCGGAAGGTCTCGTTGCGCGGATAGGGCGCATCGACGGCGAATTCCCTGAACACCCGGC includes these proteins:
- a CDS encoding ABC transporter permease, which gives rise to MTAIEEHALTLDPEEARRVRQERLERIGRWLLPLAIMILAIWLWDSICVWNDIPKYILPRPGVVLQTLYDDAGLLFSSLLVTLKITFLSLALAVIGGVGLAVLFAQSKWVEMSFFPFAIVLQVTPIVAIFPLINIYVDNQTTKLLLCAWIVAFFPILSNTTLGLNSVDRNLRDMFKLNGATRWQQLRYLRLPAAMPYFLGGLKIAGGLSLIGAVVAEFVAGATGQSSGLASRIIEAGYRLNAPRLFAALILISFTGILIFLVLSLISHLILRRWHESALKQER